A single genomic interval of Daucus carota subsp. sativus chromosome 1, DH1 v3.0, whole genome shotgun sequence harbors:
- the LOC108199481 gene encoding protein RTF1 homolog — protein MAEADLEKLLLEAAGRTDSSGKKRQSPPLSRRRREGSYFGNGSDSREDDSDDDRRYARRKRSASQVPLKKRLIEDARLRSREETDVGYNREGDSDDDSIGSDLYKDEDDKRKLAQMTELEREMILTERSTKITDRKMKEKLRMQKEKMNQSRESSPPHVSSRTGVRSSARYAHRAAAKGDALNELRAKRLRHKDLEAQWKVQDSTSVGSESRRFSPVKKRYFTATAVSSSSHSASVSRSEDDGSTGYGDSDDDNISPDSAVPTFEDVKDITIQRSKLARWHMEPFFDDLIVGCFVRVGIGRWGNASMYRLCVVKNVDSSNPEEQYKLENMITHKFLNVVWGNENSATRWQMAMISDSPPTKEEFDQWVKEVQRSGGWMPSKQDLLDKKDAIQKTSTHVYSAATVKQMLLNKNLATSRPLNVAAEKDRLRREMDVAIMKNDEAEVERINTRLLELEASRQTQRKDCKAIKLEEMNRKNRIDNFKNAAGLNSASGLKAGDAGYDPFSRRWTRSRNYYVPKASGGDKAAVAGDGEQTAALLGPDGSGGLVGVVTEVGAVATAAALVAAADAGKLTDTSAPVDQGTESNMLHNFELPISLAILEKYGGPQGAQAGFMERKQRIEATVGCKVPENDGRTHAKTLTISDYKRRRGLL, from the coding sequence ATGGCTGAGGCTGACCTTGAGAAGTTGCTTCTTGAGGCAGCTGGAAGAACTGACTCATCTGGGAAGAAGCGGCAGTCACCCCCATTATCACGAAGGCGGCGTGAGGGTTCATACTTTGGCAATGGAAGTGACTCGAGGGAAGATGACTCAGATGATGATCGTCGTTATGCAAGGAGGAAGCGCTCAGCGTCACAGGTTCCTTTGAAGAAAAGGTTAATTGAAGATGCTAGACTTAGAAGCCGAGAAGAAACTGATGTTGGTTATAATAGGGAGGgtgatagtgatgatgactCTATCGGAAGTGATCTCTACAAGGATGAAGATGACAAACGAAAGCTTGCACAAATGACAGAACTCGAGCGAGAGATGATATTGACAGAGCGTTCAACAAAGATAACCGACAGGAAGATGAAAGAAAAACTGAGAATGCAGAAAGAGAAGATGAATCAATCTAGAGAAAGTAGTCCTCCACATGTATCATCTCGCACAGGCGTGCGATCTTCTGCCAGATATGCTCACAGGGCAGCTGCCAAAGGTGATGCTTTAAATGAGTTAAGAGCAAAGAGATTGAGGCATAAGGATCTTGAGGCTCAGTGGAAAGTACAAGATTCAACCAGTGTTGGTTCTGAAAGTCGTAGATTTTCACCTGTTAAGAAGCGATACTTTACTGCAACAGCTGTAAGTAGCTCCAGCCATAGTGCAAGTGTCTCTAGAAGCGAAGATGATGGGTCCACAGGTTATggtgatagtgatgatgataaCATATCACCAGATTCAGCAGTTCCTACATTTGAGGATGTTAAGGACATCACTATTCAAAGGTCAAAGTTAGCTAGATGGCATATGGAGCCTTTTTTTGATGACTTAATAGTAGGTTGCTTTGTAAGGGTCGGAATTGGGAGGTGGGGGAATGCGTCAATGTACAGGCTCTGTGTTGTCAAGAATGTTGATTCATCAAACCCTGAAGAACAGTACAAGCTCGAAAACATGATAACCCACAAATTTCTAAATGTTGTATGGGGTAATGAAAATTCTGCCACTAGATGGCAGATGGCTATGATTTCGGATTCCCCTCCAACCAAAGAGGAGTTTGACCAGTGGGTTAAGGAGGTACAGCGCAGTGGTGGGTGGATGCCTAGCAAACAAGACTTGCTAGACAAGAAAGATGCAATTCAGAAGACCAGCACACATGTCTACTCAGCTGCCACTGTGAAACAGATGCTCCTGAATAAAAACTTAGCCACGTCTAGGCCTCTAAACGTTGCAGCTGAAAAGGACCGGTTGAGAAGGGAAATGGATGTGGCCATAATGAAGAATGATGAGGCAGAAGTCGAGAGGATCAACACAAGACTTTTGGAACTTGAGGCTTCCCGACAAACTCAAAGAAAAGATTGTAAGGCTATTAAGCTGGAAGAAATGAACAGAAAGAACAGGATTGATAATTTCAAAAATGCAGCTGGTCTTAACTCAGCTAGTGGCCTAAAAGCTGGTGACGCTGGCTATGACCCATTTTCAAGGAGATGGACGAGATCGAGAAATTACTATGTTCCTAAGGCAAGTGGAGGAGATAAGGCTGCAGTGGCAGGAGATGGTGAACAGACTGCTGCACTGCTTGGTCCTGATGGCAGTGGAGGACTGGTTGGGGTTGTAACTGAGGTTGGTGCAGTGGCGACCGCAGCAGCATTGGTGGCTGCAGCTGATGCTGGTAAATTGACGGATACCAGTGCTCCTGTGGATCAGGGAACCGAGTCAAATATGTTGCATAACTTTGAGCTGCCAATCTCTTTAGCTATATTGGAGAAGTATGGTGGTCCCCAAGGAGCTCAAGCAGGATTCATGGAAAGGAAACAGAGAATCGAGGCGACAGTAGGATGTAAGGTCCCAGAGAATGATGGAAGGACACATGCCAAGACGCTGACAATTAGTGACTATAAGAGGCGTAGAGGGCTTCTGTAG